The DNA region GCCCAGGGTTTCCAGATCCAGGCGCCGTGCGGCCTGAGGAGAAAAAAGACATGGCGAAGCACCCCGTTCCCAAGAAGAAGACGAGCAAGAGCAAGCGCGACATGCGCCGCAGCCACCACGCGCTGACGCCCCCCACCCTGGGCGAGTGCCCCCACTGCCACCAGAGGAAGCTCAGCCACCACATCTGCCCGAACTGCGGCTACTACAACGGCCGCCAGGTGCTCGCGGTCTGAAGCCCGCCGAGGTGAACGGAGGCTCCCACCCGGGGGCCTCCTTCTCTTTTGTGTGGCGCTGCATGAACGCTTTACCTTGGGGTATGGCGAAGCAATTTGACCGCATCCTGCCCGAACACGCGGATTTCATCGCCCGGCAACACGTCTTCTTCACGGGGAGCGCGGCGCCGGAGGGCCGGGTCAACATCTCCCCCAGGGGACTGGACACCCTGCGGGTGCTGGGGGACCGGACCGTCGCCTATCTCGACCTCACCGGCAGCGGCAACGAGACGGCCGCCCACCTGCGGCTCTCCCCCCGCCTGACCCTGATGTTCTGCGCGTTCGAGGGCCCGCCGCTCATCCTGCGGCTGTACGGC from Deinococcus aetherius includes:
- the rpmF gene encoding 50S ribosomal protein L32, which translates into the protein MAKHPVPKKKTSKSKRDMRRSHHALTPPTLGECPHCHQRKLSHHICPNCGYYNGRQVLAV